From Halostella salina, one genomic window encodes:
- a CDS encoding TspO/MBR family protein, producing the protein MNTRADSRESLARDDLPGLLVSVLLVNAVGAAPALLGGPGSDWFRALEKPWFYPPGAAFGVVWTVLFTLLGIALYLVWRTGTDDPAVRVALGLFALQFAFNVVWTPAFFLLQNLGLALGVIVVLFALAAATARAFSRVDRRAGALFVPYLAWVAFAAALNYAILALNA; encoded by the coding sequence GTGAACACGCGCGCCGACAGCAGGGAGTCGCTGGCCAGGGACGACCTGCCGGGCCTCCTCGTGAGCGTCCTGCTGGTCAACGCCGTCGGGGCCGCCCCCGCGCTGCTCGGCGGTCCCGGGAGCGACTGGTTCCGGGCGCTGGAGAAGCCGTGGTTCTACCCGCCGGGGGCGGCGTTCGGGGTCGTCTGGACCGTCCTCTTCACCCTGCTCGGGATCGCATTGTATCTCGTCTGGCGGACGGGCACCGACGACCCCGCGGTGCGGGTCGCGCTGGGGCTGTTCGCGCTCCAGTTCGCGTTCAACGTCGTCTGGACGCCCGCGTTCTTCCTCCTGCAGAACCTCGGGCTCGCCCTCGGGGTGATCGTCGTCCTCTTCGCTCTCGCGGCGGCGACGGCCCGGGCGTTTTCCCGGGTCGACCGCCGAGCGGGAGCCCTGTTCGTTCCCTATCTGGCCTGGGTCGCCTTCGCCGCGGCGCTCAACTACGCGATCCTGGCGCTCAACGCCTGA
- the alaS gene encoding alanine--tRNA ligase: MSELEAEYRLEYFETNDFVRRECPECGDHFWTRDEDRRTCGEPPCEDYGFIDNAGFDEEYTLEEMREAFLSFFEEHGHERIDPYPVAANRWRDDVLLTQASIYDFQPLVTSGQTPPPANPLTVSQPCIRMQDIDNVGKTGRHTMAFEMMAHHAFNTREDVDEDEYAYHGEVYWKDECVEYCDDFFTSMGADPEEITYIEDPWVGGGNAGPAIEVIYRGAELATLVFMSMEQDPDGEYEMKDGNTYSKMDTYIVDTGYGLERWTWVSQGTPTVYEAVYPDMIEFLKDNAGIDLTEDEADLVHRAAKLAGHMDIDEAEDMEAARDNIADKLGVETAELEALMEPLEDIYAIADHCRTLAYMLGDEIVPSNVGTGYLARMVLRRTKRLCDTVGVDAPLDELVDRQAERLGYENRDTVRDIVRTEVEKYRETLERGSRRVETLAEEYSERDEPIPTEELIELYDSHGIQPDMVEEIAAEKGASVATPDDFYGLVAERHDSDDGGVEETEDDERFADLPETDKLYYDDQDGTEFEAVVLDVFEREDGYDVVLDQTMFYPEGGGQPADTGTLASDEATVEVTDVQIEDGVVLHRTDGDPGKGDFVRGQIDAGRRRQLMRHHTATHVVIHAARQVLGDHVRQAGAQKGVDSSRIDLSHYDRISREEIKEIERVANGIVMENTSVTQEWPHRNEAEAEHGFDLYQGGIPPGTNIRLIHVADDVQACGGTHVDRTGDIGAIKVLGTERVQDGVERITFAAGEAAVEGTQETEDALYEAADVLDVSPQAVPDTAERFFSEWKERGKRIEELKEELAAARAGGSGGGEEVAVGDATAVVQRLDADMDELRATANALVDEGKIAVLGSATDGATFVVAVPDGVGVNAGDVVGELAGKVGGGGGGPPDFAQGGGPDTDALDDALADAPDVLRQVRNV, encoded by the coding sequence ATGAGCGAACTCGAAGCGGAGTACCGTCTCGAGTATTTCGAGACGAACGACTTCGTGCGACGGGAGTGTCCGGAGTGTGGCGACCACTTCTGGACGCGCGACGAGGACCGCCGGACCTGCGGGGAGCCGCCCTGCGAGGACTACGGGTTCATCGACAACGCGGGGTTCGACGAGGAGTACACCCTGGAGGAGATGCGGGAGGCGTTCCTCTCCTTCTTCGAGGAGCACGGGCACGAGCGGATCGACCCCTACCCCGTGGCCGCGAACCGCTGGCGGGACGACGTGTTGCTCACACAGGCCTCCATCTACGACTTCCAGCCGCTGGTCACCAGCGGGCAGACGCCGCCGCCCGCGAACCCGCTGACGGTCTCCCAGCCCTGCATCCGGATGCAGGACATCGACAACGTGGGGAAGACGGGCCGCCACACGATGGCGTTCGAGATGATGGCCCACCACGCGTTCAACACGCGCGAGGACGTCGACGAGGACGAGTACGCCTACCACGGCGAGGTGTACTGGAAGGACGAGTGCGTGGAGTACTGCGACGACTTCTTCACGTCGATGGGGGCCGACCCCGAGGAGATCACGTACATCGAGGACCCGTGGGTCGGCGGCGGCAACGCCGGGCCGGCCATCGAGGTCATCTACCGCGGCGCGGAGCTGGCCACGCTCGTCTTCATGTCGATGGAGCAGGACCCCGACGGCGAGTACGAGATGAAAGACGGGAACACGTACTCGAAGATGGACACCTACATCGTCGACACCGGCTACGGGCTGGAGCGGTGGACGTGGGTGAGCCAGGGGACGCCGACCGTCTACGAGGCCGTCTACCCGGACATGATCGAGTTCCTCAAGGACAACGCGGGGATCGACCTCACCGAGGACGAGGCCGACCTGGTCCACCGGGCCGCGAAGCTCGCCGGCCACATGGACATCGACGAGGCCGAGGACATGGAGGCGGCCCGCGACAACATCGCCGACAAGCTCGGCGTCGAGACGGCCGAACTGGAGGCGCTGATGGAGCCGCTGGAGGACATCTACGCCATCGCGGACCACTGCCGGACGCTGGCCTACATGCTCGGCGACGAGATCGTCCCCTCGAACGTCGGGACCGGCTACCTCGCCCGGATGGTGCTGCGCCGCACCAAGCGCCTCTGTGACACGGTCGGCGTCGACGCGCCGCTGGACGAACTCGTCGACCGGCAGGCCGAGCGGCTCGGGTACGAGAACCGCGACACCGTCCGCGACATCGTCCGCACCGAGGTCGAGAAGTACCGCGAGACGCTGGAGCGTGGCTCCCGCCGCGTCGAGACCCTCGCCGAGGAGTACAGCGAGCGCGACGAGCCGATCCCGACCGAGGAGCTGATCGAGCTGTACGACTCCCACGGCATCCAGCCCGACATGGTCGAGGAGATCGCCGCGGAGAAGGGCGCGAGCGTGGCGACGCCCGACGACTTCTACGGGCTGGTCGCCGAGCGCCACGACTCCGACGACGGCGGCGTCGAGGAGACGGAGGACGACGAGCGGTTCGCGGACCTCCCCGAGACGGACAAGCTGTACTACGACGACCAGGACGGCACCGAGTTCGAGGCGGTCGTCCTCGACGTGTTCGAGCGCGAGGACGGCTACGACGTGGTGCTGGACCAGACGATGTTCTACCCGGAGGGCGGCGGCCAGCCCGCCGACACCGGGACGCTCGCCTCCGACGAGGCGACCGTGGAGGTGACCGACGTCCAGATCGAGGACGGCGTCGTCCTCCACCGGACCGACGGCGACCCCGGCAAGGGCGACTTCGTCCGCGGCCAGATCGACGCTGGCCGCCGCCGCCAGCTGATGCGGCACCACACCGCGACCCACGTCGTCATCCACGCCGCCCGGCAGGTGCTCGGCGACCACGTCCGGCAGGCCGGGGCGCAGAAGGGCGTCGACTCCTCCCGGATCGACCTCAGCCACTACGACCGCATCTCCCGCGAGGAGATAAAGGAGATAGAGCGCGTCGCAAACGGGATCGTGATGGAGAACACGTCGGTCACCCAGGAGTGGCCCCACCGCAACGAGGCCGAGGCCGAACACGGCTTCGACCTCTACCAGGGCGGCATCCCGCCGGGGACGAACATCCGCCTGATCCACGTCGCCGACGACGTGCAGGCCTGCGGCGGCACGCACGTCGACCGGACCGGCGACATCGGCGCGATCAAGGTGCTCGGCACCGAGCGCGTCCAGGACGGGGTCGAGCGGATCACCTTCGCGGCCGGCGAGGCCGCGGTCGAGGGCACGCAGGAGACGGAGGACGCCCTCTACGAGGCGGCCGACGTGCTCGACGTGTCGCCACAGGCGGTGCCCGACACCGCCGAGCGGTTCTTCTCCGAGTGGAAGGAGCGGGGCAAGCGCATCGAGGAACTGAAGGAGGAACTCGCCGCGGCCCGGGCCGGCGGCTCCGGCGGCGGGGAGGAGGTCGCGGTCGGCGACGCCACCGCCGTCGTCCAGCGCCTCGACGCCGACATGGACGAACTGCGTGCGACGGCGAACGCGCTCGTCGACGAGGGGAAGATCGCCGTGCTCGGCAGCGCGACGGACGGCGCGACGTTCGTCGTCGCGGTGCCCGACGGCGTCGGCGTCAACGCCGGCGACGTCGTCGGCGAACTCGCCGGCAAGGTCGGCGGCGGCGGCGGCGGCCCGCCGGACTTCGCGCAGGGCGGCGGTCCCGACACGGACGCGCTGGACGACGCGCTCGCCGACGCCCCGGACGTGCTCCGGCAGGTGCGAAACGTCTGA
- a CDS encoding HD domain-containing protein, translating to MNAIKDSVHGHVDVEGVARDLLDTEAVQRLRNIKQLSTVRLVYPSANHTRFEHSLGVYHLAGRALERLGVDGARAEAVRAAALLHDVGHGPYGHQTEAVIERRLGRHHDDVHDLLGDGELAAVLESHGLDTDAVADLVAGEGELGQLVSGELDVDRMDYLVRDAHHTGVPYGTIDHGRLLRSLALVDCDLALAEGNVPTAESVLVARALMNATVYRHHVSRIAGAMLERVCERLLDGTDLAPERFARMTDDELLAALRRHDGTADTAARLATRDLYKRAAWAEIDAVPDAVVGAGHERVRELEREIAAAADAPEREVLLDSPGEPSMPESSTRVVVNGDVRRLHEQSALVQGLRSAQRTQWRLGVYAPEERATAVGEAAVRVLGLDEGGAAIDLSNGAPR from the coding sequence ATGAACGCGATCAAGGACTCCGTCCACGGCCACGTCGACGTGGAAGGCGTCGCGCGGGACCTGCTGGACACCGAGGCGGTCCAGCGCCTGCGGAACATCAAGCAGCTGTCGACGGTGCGGCTCGTCTACCCGTCGGCGAACCACACGCGCTTCGAGCACAGCCTCGGCGTCTACCACCTCGCGGGGCGGGCGCTGGAGCGCCTCGGCGTCGACGGCGCACGGGCGGAGGCAGTGCGGGCCGCGGCGCTGCTGCACGACGTGGGCCACGGGCCCTACGGCCACCAGACGGAGGCCGTCATCGAGCGCCGCCTCGGCCGGCACCACGACGACGTACACGACCTGCTCGGGGACGGCGAACTCGCCGCTGTCCTCGAATCGCACGGGCTCGACACGGACGCCGTCGCGGATCTCGTCGCCGGCGAGGGCGAACTCGGCCAGCTGGTTTCGGGCGAACTCGACGTGGACCGGATGGACTACCTCGTCCGGGACGCCCACCACACCGGCGTCCCGTACGGCACGATCGACCACGGCCGCCTGCTCCGGTCGCTGGCGCTGGTCGACTGTGACCTCGCGCTCGCGGAGGGGAACGTCCCCACCGCCGAGAGCGTGCTGGTCGCCCGGGCGCTGATGAACGCGACGGTGTACCGCCACCACGTCTCGCGGATCGCCGGCGCGATGCTCGAACGCGTCTGCGAGCGCCTGCTGGACGGGACGGACCTCGCTCCCGAGCGCTTCGCCCGGATGACCGACGACGAACTGCTCGCGGCGCTCCGGCGACACGACGGCACCGCCGACACGGCGGCCCGTCTCGCAACGCGCGACCTGTACAAGCGCGCCGCGTGGGCGGAGATCGACGCGGTGCCGGACGCCGTCGTCGGTGCGGGCCACGAGCGCGTCCGGGAACTGGAACGGGAGATCGCGGCGGCGGCCGACGCCCCCGAGCGGGAGGTACTGCTCGACAGCCCGGGCGAGCCGAGCATGCCCGAGTCCTCCACCCGGGTCGTCGTCAACGGCGACGTGCGCCGCCTCCACGAGCAGTCAGCGCTGGTGCAGGGCCTGCGGAGCGCCCAGCGCACCCAGTGGCGACTCGGCGTGTACGCGCCGGAAGAACGGGCGACAGCGGTCGGCGAGGCCGCGGTCCGGGTGCTGGGGCTGGACGAGGGCGGCGCGGCGATCGACCTGTCGAACGGCGCGCCGCGGTGA
- a CDS encoding alpha/beta fold hydrolase: MPTATTDGATLYYETDGEGETVAFVGDAGYGAWQWGWTAPAVAGPFETLVYDHRGTGRSDAPDGPYDVPTLADDLDAVLADAGARNAHLVGAGVGGLVALGYAHRHSRAETLTLLATPASGDDLRDPADRLLADPDDPDALRGTLDAAFSPEFRDAQPDLIDDIVGWRAADDAGPEAARAQVAAAEAYDPEPLYEVTLPALVLAGTDDPVVPVSSAERLAADLPKGEFEAVHGRHLFFAEQSRPVADRLTGFLESHADLDLE; the protein is encoded by the coding sequence ATGCCGACTGCGACAACCGACGGCGCGACGCTGTACTACGAGACGGACGGCGAGGGCGAGACCGTCGCGTTCGTCGGCGACGCCGGCTACGGCGCGTGGCAGTGGGGGTGGACCGCGCCGGCCGTCGCCGGGCCGTTCGAGACGCTCGTGTACGACCACCGCGGGACGGGGCGCTCGGACGCGCCAGACGGTCCGTACGACGTGCCGACGCTCGCGGATGACCTCGACGCGGTGCTCGCCGATGCGGGGGCGCGTAACGCCCACCTCGTCGGCGCGGGGGTCGGCGGGCTGGTCGCGCTGGGGTACGCGCACCGGCACTCCCGTGCCGAGACGCTGACGCTGCTCGCCACGCCCGCGAGCGGCGACGACCTCCGGGACCCGGCGGACCGCCTGCTCGCCGACCCCGACGACCCGGACGCGCTCCGCGGGACGCTCGACGCGGCGTTCTCGCCCGAGTTCCGGGACGCCCAGCCGGATCTCATCGACGACATCGTCGGGTGGCGTGCCGCGGACGACGCCGGCCCGGAAGCCGCCCGGGCACAGGTCGCCGCCGCCGAGGCGTACGACCCCGAGCCGCTGTACGAGGTCACGCTGCCGGCGCTGGTGCTCGCCGGGACGGACGACCCCGTGGTCCCCGTCTCGTCGGCCGAGCGCCTCGCCGCCGACCTGCCGAAGGGCGAGTTCGAGGCGGTCCACGGCCGCCATCTCTTCTTCGCCGAGCAGTCCCGGCCGGTGGCGGACCGGCTGACGGGCTTTCTGGAGAGCCACGCCGATCTGGACCTGGAGTAG
- a CDS encoding type 1 glutamine amidotransferase codes for MSRPRIAVLNAAHDPEHNRRNFRRELDADVTEFDVVGEEFPETFEFDGCLVTGSRASVYWDEEWIEPTKAWVRTAIDRGLPFLGVCWGHQLLADVLGGRVEPMGEYEIGYREVRHSGDSRLFDGIDEAFTVFTTHSDAVVELPPGAEPIAANDYSNHGFRKGRTFGVQFHPEYDIETAEYVTEGKDLPEPRIQSVLDGINAENYAAACEAKALFDNFLDFVEEVSDAPRAAAD; via the coding sequence ATGAGTCGACCGCGTATCGCCGTGCTGAACGCCGCACACGACCCCGAGCACAACCGTCGCAACTTCCGGCGGGAGCTCGACGCCGACGTGACCGAGTTCGACGTCGTCGGCGAGGAGTTCCCCGAGACGTTCGAGTTCGACGGCTGTCTGGTCACCGGGTCGCGTGCGTCGGTCTACTGGGACGAGGAGTGGATCGAACCCACGAAGGCGTGGGTTCGGACCGCGATCGACCGCGGCCTCCCGTTCCTCGGCGTCTGCTGGGGGCACCAGCTCCTGGCGGACGTGCTCGGCGGGCGCGTCGAGCCGATGGGCGAGTACGAGATCGGCTACCGCGAGGTGCGCCACTCCGGCGACTCGCGGCTGTTCGACGGCATCGACGAGGCGTTCACCGTGTTCACGACCCACTCCGACGCCGTCGTCGAACTGCCGCCGGGAGCCGAGCCGATCGCCGCGAACGATTATTCGAACCACGGGTTCCGCAAGGGCCGTACCTTCGGCGTGCAGTTCCACCCCGAGTACGACATCGAGACGGCCGAATACGTGACCGAGGGGAAGGACCTGCCGGAGCCGCGGATCCAGTCGGTGCTGGACGGCATCAACGCCGAGAACTACGCGGCCGCCTGCGAGGCGAAGGCGCTGTTCGACAACTTCCTCGACTTCGTCGAGGAGGTGTCCGACGCGCCGCGGGCCGCCGCGGACTGA
- a CDS encoding acyl-CoA dehydrogenase family protein produces the protein MLDYVGLEADLDEEERLIRDTAREFVEDRVMPDIGEHFEAGTFPTDLIEEMGELGFYAPNLEGYGSPNVSERAYGLLMQELEAGDSGIRSMASVQGALVMYPIHAFGSEAQKERWLPDLGTGDAVGCFGLTEPDHGSNPAGMETRAERDAGEYVLNGSKTWITNSPIADVAVVWARDRSAEDDPVRGFLVETDRDGVTTNKIDDKLSMRASVTGEIGLNDVTVPEENVLPGVSGMKGPLSCLTQARYGIAWGAVGAARDCFETARGYAQDRDQFGGPIGRFQLQQRKLAEMATQITTAQLLAHRLADLKERGDLRPQHVSMAKRNNVRMAREQSKVAREMLGGNGITTDYSPMRHMANMETVYTYEGTHDIHTLILGEDLTGIPAYE, from the coding sequence ATGCTCGACTACGTGGGACTGGAGGCGGATCTGGACGAGGAAGAGCGCCTGATCCGGGACACGGCTCGGGAGTTCGTCGAGGACCGCGTCATGCCCGACATCGGGGAACATTTCGAGGCGGGGACGTTCCCGACCGACCTCATCGAGGAGATGGGCGAACTCGGCTTCTACGCGCCGAACCTGGAGGGGTACGGCTCGCCGAACGTGAGCGAGCGGGCCTACGGCCTGCTGATGCAGGAACTCGAGGCCGGCGACTCCGGGATCCGGTCGATGGCCAGCGTGCAGGGCGCGCTGGTGATGTACCCCATCCACGCCTTCGGCAGCGAGGCCCAGAAGGAGCGCTGGCTCCCGGACCTCGGTACTGGCGACGCCGTGGGCTGTTTCGGGCTCACGGAGCCGGACCACGGCTCGAACCCCGCCGGGATGGAGACCCGGGCCGAGCGCGACGCCGGCGAGTACGTCCTCAACGGCTCGAAGACGTGGATCACGAACTCGCCCATCGCGGACGTGGCGGTCGTCTGGGCGCGGGACCGCTCGGCCGAGGACGACCCCGTCCGCGGGTTCCTCGTCGAGACGGACCGCGACGGCGTGACGACGAACAAGATCGACGACAAGCTGTCGATGCGCGCGTCGGTCACCGGCGAGATCGGGCTGAACGACGTGACCGTGCCCGAGGAGAACGTCCTCCCGGGCGTCTCGGGCATGAAGGGCCCGCTCTCCTGTCTCACGCAGGCCCGCTACGGCATCGCGTGGGGCGCGGTCGGCGCGGCGCGGGACTGCTTCGAGACCGCGCGGGGGTACGCGCAGGACCGCGACCAGTTCGGCGGCCCCATCGGCCGGTTCCAGCTCCAGCAGCGCAAGCTCGCCGAGATGGCGACGCAGATAACGACCGCGCAACTGCTCGCCCACCGCCTCGCGGACCTGAAGGAACGCGGCGACCTCCGTCCGCAGCACGTCTCGATGGCCAAGCGCAACAACGTCCGGATGGCCCGTGAGCAGTCCAAAGTCGCCCGCGAGATGCTCGGCGGCAACGGGATCACGACGGACTACTCGCCGATGCGCCACATGGCGAACATGGAGACGGTGTACACCTACGAGGGGACCCACGACATCCACACGCTGATCCTCGGGGAGGACCTCACCGGGATTCCAGCCTACGAGTAG
- a CDS encoding MFS transporter, which produces MEWRYRETVLVLSTLAFFATMAGRLAISPVVPAITDAFSVSNGVVGLALTGLWMAYFAAQFPSGILADRFGERRVILVAVGGTAVTSLLLAAAPAFSVFVLATVLLGGVAGLHYSVASTLLARTYTGSLGAAIGFHNSGGPAAGLVAPVAAAWVGAQYGWRPAVALGAVVAVPIFLLFAWRVRPTEPRRPDDPMAERFDRDPIVELLSRPRIAFTVCLAAAGAFVWQATSSFLPTFLTAFRGQSQTVAGAVFSAYFVVQAVTQVGVGAVSDRYGREPATAGCMVLAAAGFALLIAAPGTLALAAAVLLVGTGLGWGGALIPRFMDELGDEEQGAGFGLVRTVYGVVGSFGSVVTGLLADLFGWAVSFGVLTGLLVLVFAALAVNWVLELGY; this is translated from the coding sequence ATGGAGTGGCGATACAGGGAGACGGTGCTCGTCCTGAGCACGCTGGCGTTCTTCGCGACGATGGCCGGTCGGCTGGCGATCAGCCCGGTCGTGCCGGCGATCACCGACGCGTTCTCGGTGTCGAACGGCGTCGTCGGGCTGGCGCTGACGGGGCTGTGGATGGCGTACTTCGCGGCGCAGTTCCCGAGCGGGATCCTCGCCGACCGCTTCGGCGAGCGGCGGGTCATCCTCGTCGCGGTTGGCGGGACGGCCGTCACGAGCCTGTTGCTCGCGGCCGCACCGGCGTTTTCCGTCTTCGTGCTCGCGACGGTGCTGCTCGGCGGGGTCGCGGGCCTCCACTACAGCGTCGCGTCGACGCTTCTGGCCCGGACGTACACCGGCAGCCTCGGCGCGGCGATCGGCTTCCACAACTCCGGCGGGCCGGCGGCGGGGCTGGTCGCGCCCGTCGCCGCCGCGTGGGTCGGCGCGCAGTACGGCTGGCGGCCGGCCGTGGCGCTCGGCGCGGTCGTCGCCGTCCCCATCTTCCTCCTCTTCGCCTGGCGCGTCCGGCCGACGGAGCCGCGCCGCCCCGACGACCCGATGGCGGAGCGGTTCGACCGCGACCCGATCGTCGAACTGCTCTCCCGGCCGCGGATCGCCTTCACCGTCTGTCTCGCCGCCGCGGGGGCGTTCGTCTGGCAGGCAACGTCGTCGTTCCTGCCCACCTTCCTCACCGCCTTCCGCGGCCAGTCCCAGACGGTCGCGGGTGCGGTGTTCTCGGCGTACTTCGTCGTGCAGGCGGTCACCCAGGTCGGCGTCGGCGCGGTCTCGGACCGCTACGGCCGGGAGCCCGCAACCGCCGGCTGCATGGTGCTCGCGGCCGCCGGGTTCGCGCTCCTGATCGCGGCACCGGGCACCCTCGCACTCGCGGCGGCGGTCCTGCTCGTCGGCACCGGTCTCGGCTGGGGCGGCGCGCTCATCCCGCGGTTCATGGACGAACTCGGCGACGAGGAGCAGGGCGCGGGCTTCGGCCTCGTCCGAACGGTGTATGGCGTCGTCGGCTCGTTCGGCTCGGTCGTCACCGGCCTGCTGGCCGACCTGTTCGGCTGGGCCGTCTCCTTCGGCGTGCTCACGGGGCTGCTGGTGCTCGTGTTCGCCGCGCTCGCCGTCAACTGGGTGCTCGAACTTGGGTACTGA
- a CDS encoding aminoglycoside phosphotransferase family protein — protein MSEPTQDGRAVHDALAQHFEQYEVRRLLHDVPPHETYEVTVDGRRAVCKVATDPRGDPTTEAHVISHVGRETSVPVPTVIAVGTDHFVAAWHPDAPRTATVDEATAHTMGAGVAALHDATAGAFDAPGPFGADDGTLTVDGHEDWHAALTARLADRRDYLSTVGHADVADAVVDFLRANPDALAGAGEPVLCHGDFVPAHASVNGGELACVIDFEHALCGPAEYDCWRTLLPLGIEADAAVVDRFRAGYESVRSLSAGFERREPVYRIVLTVSYLKSLYLQDRHDAGSTRERAERLREVVFDGLDELERTY, from the coding sequence ATGTCGGAACCGACTCAGGACGGCCGAGCCGTCCACGACGCGCTCGCACAGCACTTCGAGCAGTACGAGGTCCGCCGCCTCCTCCACGACGTACCGCCCCACGAGACGTACGAGGTGACGGTCGACGGCCGGCGCGCCGTCTGCAAGGTGGCGACCGACCCGCGCGGCGACCCCACGACCGAGGCGCACGTGATCTCGCACGTCGGCCGGGAGACCTCGGTGCCGGTCCCCACGGTGATCGCCGTCGGGACCGACCACTTCGTCGCGGCGTGGCACCCCGACGCTCCGCGGACCGCGACGGTCGACGAGGCGACGGCGCACACGATGGGTGCGGGCGTGGCGGCGCTCCACGACGCGACCGCGGGGGCGTTCGACGCGCCGGGACCGTTCGGGGCTGACGACGGGACGCTGACCGTCGACGGCCACGAGGACTGGCACGCCGCCCTGACCGCGCGCCTCGCCGACCGGCGCGACTACCTGTCGACCGTCGGGCACGCCGACGTCGCCGACGCAGTCGTCGACTTCCTGCGTGCGAACCCGGACGCGCTCGCCGGTGCCGGCGAGCCTGTGCTCTGTCACGGCGACTTCGTGCCCGCTCACGCGAGCGTGAACGGCGGGGAACTCGCTTGCGTGATCGACTTCGAGCACGCGCTCTGCGGTCCCGCGGAGTACGACTGCTGGCGGACGCTGTTACCGCTCGGGATCGAGGCGGACGCCGCCGTCGTCGACCGGTTCCGGGCGGGCTACGAGTCCGTCCGGTCCCTGTCCGCGGGGTTCGAGCGCCGGGAGCCGGTGTATCGAATCGTCCTCACGGTCTCGTACCTGAAGTCGCTGTACCTGCAGGACCGCCACGACGCCGGGTCGACCCGGGAACGGGCCGAGCGACTCCGCGAGGTCGTCTTCGACGGCCTCGACGAGCTGGAGCGGACCTACTAG
- a CDS encoding thiol-disulfide oxidoreductase DCC family protein, which translates to MADAPPRLVYDDDCGFCTWSAKFAAARGEFDLVGFSELSPDQLARLPDDYETCAHLLTADAVYSCGKATEVAAERLGPPYSLAVAAFRAVPGSERVREPLYRLVADHRGLLGKLMRR; encoded by the coding sequence ATGGCCGACGCTCCGCCGCGGCTCGTGTACGACGACGACTGCGGCTTCTGCACCTGGTCGGCGAAGTTCGCCGCCGCCCGCGGCGAGTTCGATCTCGTCGGCTTCTCGGAGCTGTCGCCCGACCAGCTGGCCCGCCTGCCCGACGACTACGAGACGTGCGCGCACCTGCTGACCGCCGACGCGGTGTACTCCTGCGGGAAAGCGACGGAGGTGGCCGCCGAGCGCCTCGGGCCGCCGTACAGCCTCGCCGTCGCGGCGTTCCGCGCCGTCCCCGGGAGCGAGCGCGTCCGCGAGCCGCTGTACCGGCTGGTGGCGGACCACCGCGGGCTGCTGGGGAAGCTGATGCGCCGCTAG
- a CDS encoding cupin domain-containing protein, which produces MKRQSLDDMESRMGPADVVRPLTDALGAAELALNYYELAPGESFAYGFHAHEKQEEVFYVQSGTATFTTADGDVEVGPNELVRFGPGEFQRGVNRGDERVVALAMGAPQDAGETEIRRQCPDCGEPTRQRIEMTDERDAIVTLCEECDAETGRFD; this is translated from the coding sequence ATGAAACGGCAGTCGCTCGACGACATGGAGAGCCGGATGGGCCCGGCGGACGTGGTGCGCCCGCTGACCGACGCGCTCGGCGCGGCGGAGCTGGCGCTGAACTACTACGAACTCGCCCCCGGCGAGAGCTTCGCGTACGGGTTCCACGCCCACGAGAAGCAGGAGGAGGTGTTCTACGTGCAGTCGGGGACAGCGACGTTCACCACCGCCGACGGCGACGTCGAGGTCGGGCCGAACGAACTGGTCCGGTTCGGACCGGGCGAGTTCCAGCGCGGGGTCAACCGCGGCGACGAGCGCGTCGTCGCGCTGGCGATGGGCGCGCCGCAGGACGCCGGAGAGACGGAGATCCGACGCCAGTGCCCGGACTGCGGCGAGCCGACGCGCCAGCGGATCGAGATGACCGACGAGCGCGACGCCATCGTCACGCTGTGCGAGGAGTGCGACGCCGAGACGGGACGGTTCGACTGA
- a CDS encoding 4Fe-4S dicluster domain-containing protein, translated as MAIDPQFDEHREVVEEHEGHDVWGPVEEPETLGIHGTHVAVDFDICLADGACLEDCPVDVFEWVDTPGHPESEIKADPANEAQCIDCMLCVDVCPVDAIDVDGSRSA; from the coding sequence ATGGCTATCGACCCGCAGTTCGACGAGCACCGCGAGGTCGTCGAGGAGCACGAGGGGCATGACGTGTGGGGGCCGGTGGAGGAGCCGGAGACGCTGGGCATCCACGGGACCCACGTCGCCGTCGACTTCGACATCTGTCTGGCCGACGGGGCGTGTCTGGAAGACTGCCCCGTCGACGTGTTCGAGTGGGTCGACACGCCCGGCCACCCCGAAAGCGAGATCAAGGCCGACCCCGCCAACGAGGCCCAGTGCATCGACTGCATGCTCTGCGTCGACGTCTGCCCCGTCGACGCCATCGACGTGGACGGGAGCCGGTCGGCCTGA